The Antedon mediterranea chromosome 11, ecAntMedi1.1, whole genome shotgun sequence genome window below encodes:
- the LOC140062174 gene encoding trissin receptor-like, translated as MGTISCKIPSHEGTDNITGYYGDDDYVPSATAGYDELEEDPYEGPSIKAAIIIFNILIFVFGLTGNILVILVVLRNRSMKTTTNFFLVNLAICDLLVTVLVVIPSMYRFVGTHYPFGCVFCKIEQVVFGTATIASAAILTTIAIERYLVIMYPMRMRRVWTAKRMKIIVAFLWVFSTLYSLSPIWYMGIYEHNELPFCTHDIARYGDLIRKQYVVTFTLWYAIPLTVMMILYGHMSVFLWHSAGAKNISIREIRNNISKTNSTASSSNRKNIYKGGSQVKRTESHTVPLTDDTTDKPIAKCGEFYIDYPDETESGGESRGETALMQKHTNGTTEEKEKFIEIKVQDSPNVDAVYTKSNDGQKSNNNCNVRFSERTVTRKSTKKAPSRSRGLKALNERKKVIRLLIALVLSFALCLFPSHLLTMWGLFGEMTSFGIHAVPFATALYLMNSALNPMLYAFLSEQFRKKMKQTLMCKKRQRWEKFFDSGHRSTESTVAYTDQTDGL; from the exons ATGGGAACAATATCATGCAAGATCCCTTCTCATG AGGGCACCGACAACATTACTG GTTATTATGGTGATGATGACTATGTACCATCAGCAACTGCAGGCTATGATG aaTTGGAAGAGGATCCATACGAAGGTCCGTCAATTAAAGCAGCGATTATAATATTCAACATATTAATATTTGTGTTTGGACTGACTGGAAATATTCTCGTCATCTTGGTTGTACTTCGCAACAGATCTATGAAAACCACCACTAATTTTTTCTTGGTAAATCTAGCTATTTGTGATCTATTGGTAACAGTACTTGTTGTAATTCCGAGCATGTATCGATTTGTTGGCACGCATTATCCGTTTGGATGTGTATTCTGCAAAATCGAACAAGTGGTTTTCGGCACTGCGACAATTGCATCAGCGGCAATCCTTACGACTATTGCTATAGAACGATATCTCGTTATCATGTATCCGATGCGCATGCGTCGTGTCTGGACGGCGAAACGTATGAAGATTATTGTAGCGTTCCTATGGGTATTTTCTACCCTATATTCACTTTCTCCAATATGGTATATGGGTATATATGAGCATAATGAGTTGCCGTTCTGTACGCACGATATAGCCAGATATGGTGATTTAATCAGAAAACAATACGTTGTGACCTTTACTCTTTGGTACGCAATACCGTTAACTGTAATGATGATACTGTACGGTCACATGTCTGTGTTCCTTTGGCATAGTGCAGGAGCGAAAAACATCTCAATACGAGAAATCAGAAATAACATTAGTAAAACTAATAGCACAGCCAGCAGCAGTAACCGTAAGAATATATACAAAGGTGGCTCTCAAGTAAAGCGTACCGAGTCTCACACCGTTCCTCTTACAGATGACACAACTGATAAACCAATTGCGAAATGTGGTGAATTTTATATCGACTACCCGGATGAGACCGAATCAGGTGGTGAATCACGTGGTGAAACAGCTTTAATGCAAAAACACACGAACGGTACTactgaagaaaaagaaaagtttaTTGAGATAAAAGTTCAAGATTCGCCAAATGTTGATGCCGTGTACACTAAGTCGAATGATGGCCAAAAATCAAACAATAATTGTAACGTTAGATTTTCCGAGAGGACAGTCACTCGAAAGTCAACAAAGAAAGCGCCTTCTAGGTCACGTGGATTGAAAGCACTGAATGAACGAAAGAAAGTAATACGACTTCTTATTGCGTTAGTATTAAGTTTCGCGTTATGTCTTTTCCCATCACACTTATTGACAATGTGGGGACTGTTTGGTGAAATGACATCATTTGGTATACATGCCGTTCCATTTGCCACTGCCTTGTATCTTATGAATAGCGCATTAAATCCGATGTTATATGCTTTTCTCTCAGAACAATTTCGTAAGAAAATGAAACAAACTCTAATGTGCAAAAAGCGTCAAAGATGGGAAAAATTCTTCGACAGTGGTCATCGGAGTACTGAAAGTACGGTGGCTTATACTGACCAGACAGATGGACTTTGA